A DNA window from Dama dama isolate Ldn47 chromosome 19, ASM3311817v1, whole genome shotgun sequence contains the following coding sequences:
- the GPR87 gene encoding G-protein coupled receptor 87 yields the protein MGLNLTLAKLPDDEPHGPGNHTPSNTSDRLGKNATVHNEFDTIVLPGLYLVIFVASILLNGLAVWIFFHIRNKTSFIFYLKNIVVADLMMTLTFPFRIVHDAGLGPWYFRFILCRYSSVLFYANMYTSIVFLGLISIDRYLKVVKPFGDSRMYSVTFTKVLSVCVWVLMAVLSLPNIILTNVQPTRENIHECTQLKSPLGVRWHHAITYVNSCLFVAVLVILIGCYIAISRYIHKSSRQFISQSSRKRKHNQSIRVVVAVFFTCFLPYHLCRIPFTFSHLDRLLDESAHKILYYCKEMTLFLSACNVCLDPIIYFFMCRSFSRRLFKKSNIRTRSESIRSLQSVRRSEVRIYYDYTDV from the exons ATGGGGCTCAACTTGACACTTGCAAAATTACCAG ATGATGAGCCGCATGGCCCAGGGAATCACACCCCAAGTAACACGAGCGACAGACTCGGAAAGAACGCCACCGTTCACAACGAATTCGACACTATCGTCTTGCCTGGGCTTTACCTCGTTATATTCGTGGCAAGCATCTTGCTGAATGGTCTAGCAGTATGGATCTTCTTTCACATTAGGAATAAAACCAGCTTCATATTTTATCTCAAAAACATAGTGGTGGCCGACCTCATGATGACGCTGACATTTCCGTTTCGCATCGTCCATGACGCGGGACTGGGACCGTGGTACTTCAGGTTCATCCTTTGCAGGTACTCCTCGGTTCTATTTTACGCCAACATGTATACTTCCATCGTGTTTCTGGGGCTGATCAGCATCGATCGCTACCTGAAGGTGGTAAAGCCGTTTGGCGACTCTCGCATGTACAGCGTAACCTTCACAAAggttctgtctgtctgtgtctgggTGCTCATGGCTGTCCTGTCCTTGCCAAACATCATTCTGACCAACGTCCAGCCAACCAGGGAAAACATTCATGAGTGCACACAACTCAAGAGCCCTTTGGGAGTGAGATGGCATCACGCCATCACTTACGTCAACAGCTGCTTGTTCGTGGCCGTGCTGGTGATACTGATCGGGTGCTACATAGCCATTTCCAGGTATATCCACAAATCCAGCAGGCAATTCATAAGCCAGTCAAGCCGGAAGCGAAAGCACAACCAGAGCATCCGAGTGGTCGTGGCTGTGTTCTTCACCTGCTTTCTACCCTATCACTTGTGCAGGATTCCCTTCACCTTCAGTCACTTGGACAGACTTTTAGATGAGTCGGCACACAAGATCCTGTATTACTGCAAAGAAATGACGCTTTTCTTGTCTGCGTGCAACGTGTGCCTGGACCCCATCATCTACTTTTTCATGTGTCGCTCATTTTCAAGAAGGCTATTCAAAAAATCAAACATCAGAACAAGGAGTGAAAGCATCCGATCACTACAGAGTGTCAGAAGATCCGAGGTCCGCATATACTACGATTATACTGACGTGTAG